From Bicyclus anynana chromosome 18, ilBicAnyn1.1, whole genome shotgun sequence, a single genomic window includes:
- the LOC112048249 gene encoding gastrula zinc finger protein XlCGF57.1, which translates to MDSMLGKIICRTCLTEASGYKSLLTKMDGEDRTLREVLSNFTNMDILLSDKYPKQVCFECYTMIFKADEFKKRCLQSETILKNGFLSHTFEELIKREMVHTDHPTVGNTQMNNSYEVCVTNNLPASGEIDITVMENYYNTTDNLKNDIQFVKEEQDDFLHDSIDDLHEDMIPESESVQNIGIVINNTGLKTDKKKLKGIEKSEFGPNTYDIISACTLCEEEFHDFSLLQAHMLSHKEKNIDNVDYQCTVCKSNFTNKLSYKIHIKTHKEKVRMKHKKTKSNIENKNGLNLMLICPKCGEKFTKMDLFQSHLKTHKEEDKIDEVVNNIIKLQNEVQRYQCSLCMRKFARRSSLVTHLKRHDDRAQIKFPCKTCKREFQHKAHLENHVVLVHSKEKGFTCNICNRSFSTQESLDSHKDRHKADRKHECKVCSKSFTMLSTLTEHTKIHTGEKPYLCSVCGRGFSQKNNLSQHMRRHQGLKPFKCDTCERGFVSKGELEAHARKHSGAHPFVCDDCGGSFTTSSSLTKHRRIHTGERPYACDLCPMRFTALNTLKNHRRTHTGEKPYQCSHCEKAFTQRNDLVSHIRCHTGERPYICTCCGQAFRKASALKVHIKVHSKDGMVM; encoded by the exons ATGGATAGTATGCTGGGAAAGATCATATGCAGAACCTGTCTTACCGAGGCTTCCGGTTACAAGTCTTTACTAACAAAAATGGACGGAGAAGACCGAACCTTGCGGGAAGTTTTGTCTAATTTCACGAATATGGATATTTTGTTAAGCGATAAGTATCCCAAACAGGTTTGTTTCGAGTGCTATACGATGATATTCAAGGCTGATGAGTTCAAAAAGCGATGTTTACAGTCGGAAACCATATTAAAAAATGGTTTCCTATCCCACACTTTCGAAGAACTTATTAAACGCGAAATGGTTCATACTGATCACCCTACTGTCGGCAATACCCAAATGAACAACAGTTACGAAGTTTGCGTAACAAATAATCTCCCAGCCTCTGGTGAGATAGACATAACTGTTATGGAAAATTACTATAACACAACAGATAATCTTAAAAACGACATACAATTTGTTAAAGAGGAACAAGATGATTTTTTACACGACAGTATTGATGATTTACACGAGGATATGATTCCTGAGAGTGAGTCTGTCCAAAACATAGGCATAGTTATCAATAACACAGGTCTAAAaaccgataaaaaaaaattaaaaggcatCGAAAAATCAGAATTTGGTCCAAACACTTACGATATCATATCAGCGTGTACATTATGTGAAGAAGAATTTCACGATTTCTCGCTTCTACAAGCTCACATGCTGTCacataaagaaaaaaacattgacAATGTCGACTATCAATGTACAGTCTGCAAAAGCAACTTCACAAACAAACTATCATACAAAATTCACATAAAAACTCACAAAGAGAAAGTAAGAATGAAACACAAGAAAACAAAAAGTaacattgaaaataaaaatggtttgaatttaatgttaatttgtCCAAAATGTGGGGAGAAGTTTACCAAAATGGATTTGTTTCAGTCACATTTGAAAACTCATAAAGAGGAGGACAAAATTGATGaagttgttaataatattataaagttacagAATGAAGTACAGAGGTACCAATGTTCTCTGTGCATGCGCAAGTTTGCACGCAGGTCATCATTAGTTACTCATTTAAAACGACATGACGATAG GGCGCAGATTAAATTTCCATGTAAAACTTGCAAGAGAGAGTTCCAGCACAAGGCTCACCTGGAGAACCATGTGGTGCTGGTGCACTCCAAAGAGAAGGGCTTCACCTGCAACATCTGCAACAGGAGCTTCTCCACACAGGAGAGCCTGGACAGCCATAAGGATCGACACAAAGCAGATAGGAAACATGAATGCAAG GTCTGCAGTAAAAGCTTCACAATGCTGTCAACCCTGACGGAGCACACCAAGATCCACACCGGCGAGAAGCCGTACCTGTGCTCGGTGTGCGGCCGCGGGTTCAGCCAGAAGAACAACCTGAGCCAGCACATGCGCCGTCACCAGGGGCTCAAACCCTTCAAATGTGACACTTGCGAGAGGGG GTTCGTGTCTAAGGGTGAGCTAGAGGCGCACGCTCGCAAGCACAGCGGCGCGCATCCCTTCGTGTGCGACGACTGTGGGGGCAGCTTCACCACATCCAGTTCCTTGACCAAGCACAG GAGAATACACACAGGGGAGCGTCCATACGCCTGTGACCTGTGCCCCATGAGGTTCACCGCACTCAACACACTGAAGAACCACAGACGTACACACACTGGTGAGAAACCTTACCAGTGCTCCCACTGTGAGAAGGCCTTCACTCAGAGGAACGATTTAGTGTCACATATACGATGTCACACCGGTGAGAGACCCTATATATGCACGTGCTGTGGCCAGGCCTTCAGGAAAGCCTCCGCTTTGAAGGTGCATATAAAAGTGCATAGCAAAGATGGTATGGTTATGTAG